A stretch of the Halorussus rarus genome encodes the following:
- a CDS encoding cell division protein FtsZ — protein MVYVFAGTGQAGSAIVDDVFGHRRVSTPASPLVFNSTIRDLRNLSNVGEANQYGIAERHGLVERGTAGFEEQVTGGFGRNPVQADQVMADHREELVDRLAAHFDKPDGTPGDIPFAFVCLGLGGGTGCGIAPHVAEAIKEYTDGVAQIIGVAVLPNTKGPIEEDDEQISAGRQAWNTVYGLDRLEETVDGIILVDNQRLAYEDAAEGRFAEYNEYVASGLVDLISGSTLERIDPGEYDDVDPPVVDLQDVVTSLSFDTRGTNPRPGYATIGRSVTMTQSLLGYLLPFVGGQSVDSSALSRLAASKQTLSDASPDEAEKAIGLIRAPVEYISGGGRRIETSTVRRFLESQCPEVNLGVALTRRNLASFTSLFTYRREDVARIAEIEERADEYERQNEARQTV, from the coding sequence ATGGTATATGTATTTGCTGGCACCGGGCAAGCGGGGAGCGCCATCGTGGACGACGTGTTCGGCCACCGACGCGTCTCCACCCCCGCGTCACCCCTGGTGTTCAACTCGACCATCCGGGACCTTCGGAACCTCTCGAACGTCGGCGAGGCCAACCAGTACGGCATCGCCGAACGGCACGGTCTCGTCGAGCGGGGCACGGCGGGGTTCGAAGAGCAGGTGACCGGCGGTTTCGGTCGGAACCCGGTACAGGCCGACCAGGTAATGGCGGACCACCGCGAGGAGCTGGTGGACAGGCTCGCGGCGCACTTCGACAAACCCGACGGGACGCCGGGCGACATCCCGTTCGCGTTCGTCTGCCTCGGGCTGGGCGGCGGCACCGGCTGCGGCATCGCGCCCCACGTCGCCGAGGCGATCAAGGAGTACACCGACGGCGTGGCCCAGATAATCGGCGTCGCGGTGCTGCCCAACACGAAGGGACCGATCGAGGAGGACGACGAACAGATCAGCGCGGGACGCCAGGCGTGGAACACCGTCTACGGGCTCGACCGACTGGAGGAGACCGTCGACGGCATCATCCTCGTGGACAACCAGCGGCTCGCCTACGAGGACGCCGCCGAGGGTCGGTTCGCCGAGTACAACGAGTACGTGGCCTCGGGGCTGGTCGACCTCATCTCGGGGTCGACGCTGGAGCGCATCGACCCCGGCGAGTACGACGACGTCGACCCGCCGGTCGTGGACCTCCAGGACGTCGTGACCTCGCTGTCGTTCGACACCCGCGGGACCAACCCCCGGCCGGGGTACGCCACCATCGGCAGGTCGGTCACGATGACCCAGTCGCTGCTGGGCTACCTGCTCCCGTTCGTCGGGGGCCAATCCGTCGACAGCAGCGCGCTCTCGCGGCTGGCAGCGAGCAAACAGACCCTCTCGGACGCCTCGCCGGACGAGGCCGAGAAGGCGATCGGACTCATCCGGGCGCCGGTCGAGTACATCTCGGGCGGCGGGAGGCGCATCGAGACCTCGACCGTGCGCCGGTTCCTCGAGAGCCAGTGCCCCGAGGTGAACCTCGGCGTGGCGCTGACCCGTCGGAACCTGGCGTCGTTCACCTCGCTGTTCACCTACCGGCGCGAGGACGTCGCCCGCATCGCCGAGATAGAGGAACGGGCCGACGAGTACGAGCGACAGAACGAGGCGCGGCAGACGGTATGA